A single region of the Pseudomonas sp. B21-023 genome encodes:
- a CDS encoding di-heme oxidoredictase family protein has protein sequence MSLLRLSPLLLAFALAACDDAPRFTQAEPGEALSGGKATVQRSDRNAYSLPSANLTPERRLDFAVGNSFFRNPWVIAPSTTTARDGLGPLFNTNACQNCHVRDGRGHPPEPDDSNAVSMLVRLSIPDQPYYAQVIERLGVVPEPVYGTQLQDMAIPGVAPEGKVRVTYDNHSVTFADGHQVELRRPTLRISQLGYGPLHPDTRFSARVAPPMIGLGLLEAIHEADLLANEDPDDHNRDGIRGRANRVWDDAQGKTVIGRFGWKAGQPNINQQNVHAFAGDMGLTTTLLPKDDCTAAQVDCLTAPNGDGQGGEKEVSDNILRLVTFYTRNLAVPARRNVDAPQVLAGKNLFYQAGCQGCHTPQFTTAANAAEPELANQVIRPYSDLLLHDMGPGLSDERTEFAANGQDWRTPPLWGIGLSETVSGHSQFLHDGRARNLLEAVLWHGGEAQAARDHVLTFNAEQRAALLAFLNSL, from the coding sequence ATGTCCTTGCTCCGCCTAAGCCCCCTGCTGCTGGCCTTCGCCCTCGCCGCCTGTGACGACGCCCCGCGTTTCACCCAGGCCGAGCCCGGCGAGGCGCTCTCCGGCGGCAAGGCGACGGTGCAGCGCAGCGATCGCAACGCCTACTCGCTGCCCTCGGCCAACCTCACGCCCGAGCGACGCCTGGACTTCGCCGTGGGCAACAGCTTCTTCCGCAACCCCTGGGTGATCGCCCCTTCCACCACCACTGCCCGCGATGGCCTCGGCCCGTTGTTCAACACCAACGCCTGCCAGAACTGCCACGTGCGCGATGGTCGCGGCCACCCACCGGAGCCAGACGACAGCAACGCGGTGTCGATGCTGGTGCGCCTGTCGATTCCCGACCAGCCATACTACGCCCAAGTGATCGAGCGCCTGGGCGTGGTCCCAGAGCCCGTCTACGGTACCCAGTTACAGGACATGGCCATCCCTGGCGTGGCCCCGGAAGGCAAAGTCCGCGTGACCTACGACAACCACAGCGTCACCTTCGCGGACGGCCACCAGGTCGAGCTCCGCCGCCCGACCCTGCGGATCAGCCAGCTCGGCTACGGCCCGCTGCACCCGGACACCCGCTTCTCCGCCCGGGTCGCCCCGCCGATGATCGGCCTGGGCCTACTCGAGGCCATCCACGAAGCCGACCTGCTGGCTAATGAGGACCCGGACGACCACAACCGCGACGGCATCCGTGGCCGCGCCAACCGAGTGTGGGACGATGCCCAGGGCAAGACCGTGATCGGCCGCTTCGGTTGGAAGGCAGGGCAGCCCAACATCAACCAGCAGAACGTGCACGCCTTCGCCGGCGACATGGGCCTGACCACCACCCTGTTGCCCAAGGACGACTGCACCGCAGCGCAGGTCGATTGCCTGACTGCGCCCAATGGCGATGGCCAGGGCGGCGAAAAGGAGGTCAGTGACAATATCCTGCGCCTGGTCACCTTCTACACCCGCAACCTTGCCGTGCCGGCCCGGCGCAACGTCGATGCGCCGCAGGTACTGGCCGGCAAGAACCTGTTCTACCAGGCCGGTTGCCAGGGCTGCCACACCCCGCAATTCACCACCGCAGCCAATGCGGCCGAGCCGGAACTGGCCAACCAGGTGATCCGCCCCTACAGCGACCTGCTGCTGCACGACATGGGCCCGGGCCTGAGTGACGAGCGCACCGAATTTGCCGCCAACGGCCAGGACTGGCGCACCCCACCGCTGTGGGGTATCGGCCTGAGCGAAACCGTGAGCGGCCACAGCCAGTTCCTGCATGACGGCCGCGCTCGCAACCTGCTCGAGGCCGTGCTCTGGCACGGCGGCGAAGCCCAGGCGGCGCGCGATCATGTACTGACCTTCAATGCCGAGCAGCGCGCCGCGCTGCTGGCCTTCCTGAATTCACTTTAA
- a CDS encoding imelysin family protein, with protein MFRPKLLFTSLAALALGACSPQDPQAVTSAAIAKQVILPTYSRWVEADRQLAASALAYCEGKQDLEAARADFLSAQKAWAELQPLLVGPLAEGNRAWQVQFWPDKKNLVGRQVEQLVNGEQAVTVESLGKASVVVRGLSAYEYILFDSKPDIASAEQKARYCPLLVAIGEHQKALAEEILKGWNSTDGMLSQMTKFPNQRYADSHEAIADVLRAQVTALDSLKKKLGAPMGRQSKGIAQPLQAEAWRSHSSIKSLEASLKAAQTVWVGVDNQGLRGLLGKDQAALAQKIDDAYAAALKLLADNQKTLGELLADDAGKQTLNQIYDALNVVHRLHEGELAKALNIQLGFNANDGD; from the coding sequence ATGTTCCGACCCAAACTGTTGTTCACCAGCCTCGCCGCACTCGCCTTGGGCGCCTGCTCGCCACAAGACCCACAGGCAGTGACCTCCGCGGCCATCGCCAAACAGGTGATCCTGCCGACCTACAGCCGCTGGGTCGAGGCCGACCGGCAACTGGCTGCCAGTGCCCTGGCCTACTGTGAGGGCAAGCAGGACCTCGAGGCCGCCCGTGCCGACTTCCTCAGCGCGCAAAAAGCCTGGGCCGAATTGCAGCCATTGCTGGTCGGCCCGCTCGCCGAAGGCAACCGTGCCTGGCAGGTGCAGTTCTGGCCAGACAAGAAAAACCTGGTCGGCCGCCAGGTCGAGCAACTGGTCAACGGCGAGCAGGCGGTCACCGTCGAGTCGCTGGGCAAGGCCAGCGTCGTGGTCCGTGGCCTGTCCGCCTACGAATACATCCTCTTTGACAGCAAGCCGGACATCGCCAGCGCCGAACAGAAGGCCCGCTACTGCCCGCTGCTGGTCGCCATCGGCGAACACCAGAAGGCCTTGGCCGAAGAGATCCTCAAAGGCTGGAACAGCACCGACGGCATGCTGTCGCAGATGACCAAGTTCCCCAACCAGCGCTACGCCGACTCCCACGAGGCGATCGCCGACGTGCTGCGTGCCCAGGTCACCGCCCTGGACAGCCTGAAGAAGAAACTTGGCGCGCCGATGGGCCGGCAGAGCAAGGGCATTGCCCAACCGTTGCAGGCCGAGGCCTGGCGCAGCCACTCCTCGATCAAGAGCCTGGAAGCCTCGCTCAAGGCCGCCCAGACCGTCTGGGTCGGGGTCGACAACCAAGGCCTGCGCGGACTGCTGGGCAAGGACCAGGCGGCACTGGCACAGAAGATCGACGACGCCTATGCTGCTGCGCTCAAGCTGCTGGCCGACAACCAGAAGACCCTCGGCGAACTGCTTGCCGACGATGCCGGCAAGCAGACCCTCAACCAGATCTACGATGCCCTCAACGTCGTCCACCGCCTGCACGAAGGCGAGCTGGCCAAGGCGCTGAACATCCAGCTGGGCTTCAACGCCAACGACGGTGACTGA
- a CDS encoding DUF1513 domain-containing protein, with the protein MLRRQALKLGSVLLSALTLGGWSLFRGKGSEPLLLSARDDGDGKHYAVGFRLDGTQVFSTEVAQRCHAIINHPTLPIALFVARRPGTESYLVDLRDGRLLQTLASQPNRHFYGHAVIHKGGEWLYATENDTSDPGRGVLGVYRFEGERLVHSGELSTHGIGPHEVAWLPDGETLVVANGGIRTEAESRVEMNLDAMEPSLVLMQRDGTLLSKETLAQQMNSVRHLAVGDDGTIAACQQFMGGSEETAELLAIKRPGEPFKAFPVPERQLQSMAQYTASVAIHSDLRLVALTAPRANRLFIWDLDSGAVKLDAPMPDCAGVGAVKDGFVVTSGQGRCRFYDCRKAQLIGQPMDLPSGFWDNHLHLV; encoded by the coding sequence ATGCTGCGACGCCAGGCCCTGAAACTCGGTAGCGTTCTGCTCAGCGCCCTGACCCTGGGTGGCTGGAGCCTGTTCCGCGGCAAAGGCAGCGAACCCTTGCTACTGTCGGCCCGTGACGATGGCGACGGCAAGCACTACGCCGTCGGTTTTCGCCTGGACGGCACCCAGGTGTTCAGCACCGAGGTGGCCCAGCGTTGCCATGCGATCATCAACCACCCGACGCTGCCGATCGCGCTGTTCGTCGCGCGCCGGCCCGGCACCGAGAGCTATCTGGTCGACCTGCGTGACGGGCGCCTGCTGCAGACCCTCGCCTCACAGCCCAACCGGCACTTCTATGGCCATGCGGTAATCCACAAGGGTGGCGAGTGGCTGTATGCGACCGAGAACGACACCAGCGACCCGGGCCGTGGCGTATTGGGCGTCTACCGCTTCGAGGGCGAGCGCCTGGTGCACAGTGGCGAACTCTCCACCCATGGCATCGGCCCCCATGAAGTGGCCTGGCTGCCCGATGGCGAGACCCTGGTGGTGGCCAACGGCGGCATCCGCACCGAGGCCGAAAGCCGGGTGGAGATGAACCTCGACGCCATGGAGCCGAGCCTGGTGCTGATGCAGCGTGACGGCACGCTGCTGAGCAAGGAGACCCTGGCCCAGCAGATGAACAGCGTGCGTCACCTGGCAGTTGGCGACGATGGCACCATCGCCGCCTGCCAGCAGTTCATGGGGGGCTCGGAAGAAACCGCCGAACTGCTGGCGATCAAGCGCCCAGGCGAGCCGTTCAAGGCCTTCCCGGTGCCGGAGCGCCAGCTGCAATCGATGGCCCAGTACACCGCCAGTGTCGCCATCCACAGCGACCTGCGCCTGGTGGCGCTGACCGCGCCGCGGGCCAACCGCCTGTTCATCTGGGACCTGGACAGCGGCGCAGTGAAGCTCGACGCGCCGATGCCCGATTGCGCCGGGGTGGGGGCGGTGAAGGACGGCTTCGTCGTCACCTCCGGGCAGGGCCGCTGCCGCTTCTATGACTGCCGCAAGGCGCAGTTGATAGGGCAACCGATGGACCTGCCGTCCGGGTTCTGGGACAACCACCTGCATCTGGTCTGA
- a CDS encoding efflux RND transporter periplasmic adaptor subunit, whose protein sequence is MLRRRMLIMLAVVLLIVLILGGIKAFSIYQQVQMFSQPRPPVSVAAAQAELRQWQERLPAVGSLKAYQGVELSLEVAGTVKSLHFESGQQVKAGQLLLQLDSDQETALLGTAQADLGLAKVDFGRGSQLVGDSAISRGEYDRLTSQYRRNQAVVDQLKASLAKKSISAPFSGTIGIRQVDVGAYLPSGTVIATLQDLSSLYVDFNVPEQALPRLSLGQRVLAQVAAYPQQTFPASLSAINPKVEESTRNLLVRATLANPEGKLLPGMFASLQLLLPDPQPQVVVPENAITYTLYGNSVYRVSPKKGEDGQPLRDANDQPQLIAEQLTVQTGERREGWVVVLKGLQAGDQVVTAGQLKLSPGAAIRISTDTPLKPTAPGAQ, encoded by the coding sequence ATGTTGCGCCGCCGCATGCTGATCATGTTGGCCGTCGTCCTGCTGATCGTGTTGATCCTGGGGGGCATCAAGGCCTTTTCCATCTACCAGCAAGTGCAGATGTTCTCGCAGCCCAGGCCCCCGGTCAGCGTGGCCGCGGCCCAGGCCGAGCTGCGCCAGTGGCAGGAGCGCCTGCCGGCAGTCGGCAGCCTCAAGGCCTACCAGGGCGTGGAATTGAGCCTGGAAGTGGCCGGCACGGTGAAGTCGCTGCATTTCGAGTCGGGGCAACAGGTCAAGGCGGGCCAGTTGCTGCTGCAACTGGACAGCGACCAGGAAACCGCCCTGCTCGGCACCGCCCAGGCCGACCTGGGGCTGGCCAAGGTCGACTTCGGCCGGGGCAGCCAATTGGTCGGCGATTCGGCGATCTCCCGCGGCGAGTACGACCGCCTGACCAGCCAGTACCGGCGCAACCAGGCCGTGGTCGACCAGCTGAAGGCATCGCTGGCGAAAAAGAGCATCAGCGCCCCGTTCAGCGGCACCATCGGCATCCGCCAGGTGGACGTCGGCGCCTACCTGCCCAGCGGCACGGTCATCGCCACCTTGCAGGACCTGTCCAGCCTCTATGTCGACTTCAATGTGCCTGAGCAAGCGCTGCCTCGTCTGAGCCTGGGCCAGCGGGTGCTGGCCCAGGTGGCGGCCTATCCGCAGCAGACCTTCCCCGCCAGCCTCAGCGCGATCAACCCCAAGGTCGAGGAAAGCACGCGCAACCTGCTGGTCCGCGCCACCCTGGCCAACCCCGAAGGCAAGCTGCTGCCGGGCATGTTCGCCAGCCTGCAACTGCTGCTGCCCGACCCGCAACCGCAGGTCGTGGTGCCGGAAAACGCCATCACCTATACCCTCTATGGCAACTCGGTGTATCGCGTCAGCCCGAAAAAGGGCGAGGACGGCCAGCCGTTGCGCGATGCCAACGATCAGCCGCAACTGATCGCCGAACAACTCACCGTACAGACCGGCGAACGCCGCGAGGGTTGGGTCGTGGTGCTCAAGGGCCTGCAGGCCGGCGACCAGGTCGTCACCGCCGGCCAGCTCAAGCTGAGCCCAGGCGCGGCGATCCGAATCAGCACCGATACGCCCCTGAAACCCACCGCGCCCGGCGCGCAGTGA
- a CDS encoding multidrug efflux RND transporter permease subunit has protein sequence MAFTDPFIRRPVLACVVSLLILLLGLQAWSKLQIRQYPQMENALITVTTAYPGANAETIQGYITQPLQQSLASADGIDYMTSVSRQNFSIISVYARIGADTDRLFTQLLAKANEVRNKLPQDSEDPVLSKEAADASALMYISFYSKEMSNPQITDYLSRVIQPKLATLPGMAEAEILGNQVFAMRIWIDPVKLAGFGLSAVDVTNAVRRYNFLSAAGEVKGEYVVTSINATTELKSAEAFAALPVKTSGDSRVLLGDVARVEMGAENYDTVSSFDGTPSVYIGIKATPAANPLEVIKEVRRIMPQLEEALPSGLKVSIAYDATLFIQASIDEVIKTLGEAVLIVIVVVFLFLGALRSVVIPVVTIPLSMIGVLFFMQLMGYSLNLLTLLAMVLAIGLVVDDAIVVVENIHRHIEEGKTPFEAALEGAREIALPVVSMTITLAAVYAPIGFLTGLTGALFKEFALTLAGAVVISGIVALTLSPMMCALLLRHEQNPSGLAHRLDLIFDALKVRYQRLLHGTLNSRPVVLVFAVLILCLIPVLLMFTRNELAPEEDQGVIFMMSSSPQTANLDYLNAYTDQFTPIFKGFPEYYSSFQINGFNGVQSGIGGFLLKPWNERERTQMQLLPLVQAELEQIGGLQIFGFNLPSLPGTGEGLPFQLVINTAGDYPALLEVAQRVKERAQASGKFAFLDIDLAFDKPEVVIDIDRAKAAQMGVSMDTLGSTLATLLGEAEINRFTLEGRSYKVIAQVERPYRANPGWLNSYYVKNEQGQLLPLSTLITLSDRARPRQLNQFQQLNSAIIQGVPLVSMGEALDTVRAIAREEAPEGFSLDYAGTARQFVQEGSALWVTFGLALAIIFLVLAAQFESFRDPLVILVTVPLSICGALLPLFLGVSSMNIYTQVGLVTLIGLITKHGILIVEFANQLRDERGLGVREAIEEAAAIRLRPVLMTTAAMVFGMVPLILATGAGAVSRFDIGMVIATGMSVGTLFTLFVLPCIYSVLAHKGVAGA, from the coding sequence ATGGCGTTCACCGACCCGTTCATCCGCCGCCCGGTGCTGGCCTGCGTGGTCAGCCTGCTGATCCTGCTGCTGGGCCTGCAGGCCTGGAGCAAGCTGCAGATCCGCCAGTACCCACAGATGGAAAACGCCCTGATCACGGTGACCACCGCCTACCCCGGGGCCAACGCCGAGACCATCCAGGGCTACATCACCCAGCCGCTGCAACAGAGCCTGGCCAGCGCCGACGGCATCGACTACATGACTTCGGTGAGCCGGCAGAACTTCTCGATCATTTCGGTCTACGCGCGGATCGGCGCCGACACCGACCGCCTGTTCACCCAGTTGCTGGCCAAGGCCAACGAGGTGCGCAACAAGCTGCCCCAGGACTCCGAGGATCCGGTACTGAGCAAGGAGGCCGCCGACGCCTCGGCACTGATGTACATCAGCTTCTACAGCAAGGAAATGAGCAACCCACAGATCACCGACTACCTGTCACGGGTCATCCAGCCCAAGCTGGCCACGTTGCCGGGCATGGCCGAGGCCGAGATCCTCGGCAACCAGGTGTTCGCCATGCGCATCTGGATCGACCCGGTGAAGCTGGCCGGCTTCGGCCTGTCGGCGGTAGACGTGACCAACGCCGTGCGCCGCTACAACTTCCTCTCTGCGGCCGGCGAAGTGAAGGGCGAGTACGTGGTCACCAGCATCAACGCCACCACCGAGCTCAAGTCGGCCGAAGCCTTCGCCGCACTGCCGGTGAAGACCAGCGGCGACAGCCGGGTGCTGCTGGGCGACGTGGCCCGGGTGGAAATGGGTGCGGAGAACTACGACACGGTCAGCTCGTTCGACGGCACGCCATCGGTGTACATCGGCATCAAGGCCACGCCGGCAGCCAACCCGCTGGAGGTGATCAAGGAGGTGCGACGGATCATGCCGCAGCTCGAGGAAGCACTGCCCTCCGGCCTCAAAGTGTCTATCGCCTACGACGCCACCCTGTTCATACAGGCCTCTATCGACGAGGTGATCAAGACCCTCGGCGAAGCGGTACTGATCGTCATCGTCGTGGTGTTCCTGTTCCTCGGCGCCCTGCGTTCGGTGGTGATCCCGGTGGTGACCATCCCGCTGTCGATGATCGGCGTACTGTTTTTCATGCAGTTGATGGGCTACTCGCTGAACCTGCTGACCCTGCTGGCGATGGTACTGGCCATCGGCCTGGTGGTGGATGACGCCATCGTCGTGGTGGAAAACATCCACCGTCATATAGAGGAAGGCAAGACGCCTTTCGAAGCGGCCCTGGAGGGTGCCCGCGAGATCGCCCTGCCGGTAGTGTCGATGACCATCACCCTCGCCGCGGTGTACGCCCCCATTGGTTTTCTTACCGGGCTGACCGGCGCCTTGTTCAAGGAGTTCGCCCTGACCCTGGCCGGTGCCGTGGTCATCTCCGGCATCGTCGCGCTCACCCTCTCCCCGATGATGTGCGCCTTGCTGCTGCGCCACGAACAAAACCCCAGTGGCCTGGCCCACCGCCTGGACCTGATCTTCGACGCGCTCAAGGTGCGCTACCAGCGCCTGCTGCACGGCACGCTGAACAGCCGCCCGGTGGTGCTGGTGTTCGCCGTGCTCATCCTGTGCCTGATCCCGGTGCTGCTGATGTTCACCCGCAACGAGCTGGCCCCGGAGGAGGACCAGGGGGTGATCTTCATGATGAGCAGTTCGCCGCAGACCGCGAACCTGGACTACCTCAACGCCTATACCGACCAGTTCACGCCGATCTTCAAAGGTTTCCCCGAGTACTACTCGTCATTTCAGATCAATGGTTTCAACGGTGTGCAGAGCGGTATCGGCGGCTTCCTGCTCAAGCCCTGGAACGAACGCGAGCGCACGCAGATGCAGCTGTTGCCGTTGGTACAGGCCGAACTCGAACAGATCGGCGGCCTGCAGATCTTCGGTTTCAACCTGCCGTCGCTGCCCGGCACCGGCGAGGGCCTGCCGTTCCAGTTGGTGATCAACACCGCCGGTGACTACCCGGCGCTGCTAGAGGTGGCGCAACGGGTCAAGGAGCGCGCCCAGGCCTCGGGCAAGTTCGCCTTCCTCGACATCGACCTGGCCTTCGACAAACCCGAGGTAGTGATCGACATCGACCGCGCCAAGGCGGCGCAGATGGGGGTGTCGATGGACACCCTGGGCAGCACCCTGGCGACCTTGCTGGGTGAGGCCGAGATCAACCGCTTCACGCTGGAGGGCCGCAGCTACAAGGTCATCGCCCAGGTCGAACGGCCCTACCGCGCCAACCCCGGCTGGCTGAACAGCTATTACGTGAAGAACGAGCAAGGCCAGCTGTTGCCATTATCGACCTTGATCACCCTGAGCGACCGCGCCCGACCGCGACAGCTCAACCAGTTCCAGCAGCTGAACTCGGCGATCATCCAGGGCGTTCCGCTGGTGAGCATGGGTGAAGCACTGGATACCGTGCGCGCCATCGCCCGCGAGGAGGCGCCGGAAGGTTTTTCGCTGGACTATGCCGGGACAGCGCGGCAGTTCGTCCAGGAGGGCAGCGCGTTGTGGGTGACCTTCGGCCTGGCGCTGGCGATCATCTTCCTGGTGCTGGCCGCGCAGTTCGAGAGCTTCCGCGATCCGCTGGTGATTCTGGTGACCGTGCCGTTGTCCATCTGCGGGGCGCTCTTGCCGTTGTTCCTTGGGGTCTCGAGCATGAACATCTATACCCAGGTAGGGTTGGTGACACTGATCGGGTTGATTACCAAGCATGGGATTCTCATTGTCGAGTTTGCCAACCAGCTACGGGACGAGCGGGGGCTTGGGGTACGCGAGGCGATCGAAGAAGCCGCCGCGATTCGCTTGCGGCCGGTGCTGATGACCACGGCGGCCATGGTGTTCGGCATGGTGCCCTTGATATTGGCAACCGGGGCCGGGGCGGTCAGCCGGTTTGATATCGGGATGGTGATTGCTACCGGGATGTCGGTGGGGACTTTGTTTACGTTGTTTGTTTTGCCTTGTATTTATAGTGTTTTGGCGCATAAAGGTGTTGCTGGGGCTTGA
- the hisC gene encoding histidinol-phosphate transaminase gives MSRFWSPFVKDLVPYVPGEQPKLARLVKLNTNENPYGPSPKALEAMRGELNDNLRLYPDPNGDRLKQAVAEYYGVTSAQVFVGNGSDEVLAHIFHGLFQHDRGPLLFPDVSYSFYPVYCGLYGIAFEQVALDEQFQIRVSDYSKPNAGVIFPNPNAPTGCLLPLEAVEQLLQANRDSVVVVDEAYIDFGGETAISLVDRYDNLLVTQTLSKSRSLAGLRVGLAVGHPDLIEALERIKNSFNSYPLDRMAIVGAAAAFDDREYFDETCRKVIDSRDVLVSELVARGFEVLPSAANFIFARHPGQDAAGIAARLREQGVIVRHFKQERIAQFLRITIGTPEMNQALLDALN, from the coding sequence ATGAGTCGTTTCTGGAGTCCCTTCGTCAAGGACCTGGTGCCTTACGTGCCGGGCGAGCAGCCCAAGCTGGCGCGTCTGGTCAAGCTGAACACCAACGAGAACCCCTATGGCCCGTCGCCCAAGGCGCTGGAGGCCATGCGCGGCGAGCTCAACGACAACCTGCGGCTGTATCCGGACCCGAACGGTGACCGGCTAAAGCAGGCGGTGGCCGAGTACTACGGCGTGACGTCGGCCCAGGTGTTCGTCGGCAACGGTTCGGACGAGGTGCTGGCGCACATTTTCCATGGCCTGTTCCAGCACGACCGTGGGCCGCTGCTGTTCCCGGACGTCAGCTACAGCTTCTACCCGGTGTATTGCGGCTTGTACGGTATCGCGTTCGAGCAGGTGGCGCTGGATGAGCAGTTCCAGATCCGTGTTTCGGACTACAGCAAGCCTAATGCCGGGGTCATCTTCCCCAACCCCAATGCGCCGACCGGCTGCCTGTTACCGCTTGAGGCGGTCGAGCAACTGCTGCAGGCCAACCGGGATTCGGTGGTGGTGGTCGATGAGGCCTACATTGATTTCGGTGGTGAAACGGCCATCAGCCTGGTTGATCGCTATGACAACCTGCTGGTGACCCAGACCTTGTCCAAGTCGCGTTCGCTGGCGGGGCTCAGGGTTGGCCTGGCAGTGGGGCATCCTGACCTGATCGAGGCGTTGGAGCGGATCAAGAACAGCTTCAACTCCTATCCGTTGGATCGCATGGCGATTGTCGGGGCGGCGGCGGCGTTCGACGACCGTGAGTATTTCGATGAGACCTGCCGCAAGGTTATCGACAGCCGGGACGTGCTGGTTTCTGAGTTGGTGGCGCGTGGGTTCGAAGTGCTGCCTTCGGCGGCAAACTTTATCTTTGCCCGGCATCCAGGCCAGGATGCTGCCGGGATCGCGGCGCGGCTTCGTGAGCAGGGGGTGATTGTTCGGCACTTCAAGCAGGAGCGGATTGCGCAGTTCCTGCGGATTACCATTGGGACGCCGGAGATGAATCAGGCTTTGCTTGATGCTTTGAATTGA
- the hisD gene encoding histidinol dehydrogenase, whose translation MTVSTAIARLNAADQDFARHLDHLLSWESVSDDAVNQRVLDIIKAVRERGDQALVEFTQRFDGVDAKTIDDLILDRERLELALTRITPVQREALEKAANRVRIYHERQKQDSWQYTEADGTVLGQKVTPLDRAGLYVPGGKASYPSSVLMNAIPAKVAGVGEVVMVVPTPRGEVNELVLAAACIAGVDRVFTVGGAQAVAALAYGTESVPQVDKIVGPGNIYVATAKRHVFGQVGIDMIAGPSEILVVCDGQTDPDWIAMDLFSQAEHDEDAQAILVSPDAAFLDRVAASIDKLLPTMERAEIIEKSINGRGALIQVRDMQQAIEVANRIAPEHLELSVADPQAWLPQIRHAGAIFMGRHTSEALGDYCAGPNHVLPTSGTARFSSPLGVYDFQKRSSIIFCSEQGASELGHTASVLARGESLTAHARSAEYRILNEKGN comes from the coding sequence ATGACCGTGTCCACTGCAATTGCCCGTCTCAACGCCGCTGACCAGGATTTCGCCCGACATCTGGATCATCTGCTGAGCTGGGAAAGTGTGTCCGATGACGCGGTCAACCAGCGCGTGCTCGACATCATCAAGGCCGTGCGTGAGCGCGGTGACCAGGCGCTGGTGGAGTTCACCCAGCGTTTCGATGGCGTCGATGCCAAGACAATCGATGACCTGATCCTCGATCGCGAGCGCCTGGAGCTGGCGCTGACGCGCATTACCCCGGTGCAGCGCGAGGCCCTGGAAAAGGCCGCCAACCGCGTGCGTATCTACCATGAGCGGCAGAAGCAGGACTCGTGGCAGTACACCGAGGCTGACGGCACCGTCCTCGGCCAGAAGGTCACGCCGCTGGACCGCGCCGGGCTGTATGTGCCTGGTGGCAAGGCATCGTACCCGTCGTCGGTGTTGATGAATGCCATTCCGGCCAAGGTCGCGGGCGTCGGCGAGGTGGTGATGGTAGTGCCGACCCCCCGTGGCGAGGTCAACGAACTGGTCCTCGCCGCAGCCTGTATCGCCGGGGTCGACCGGGTGTTCACCGTCGGTGGTGCCCAGGCCGTGGCAGCCCTGGCCTACGGTACCGAGAGCGTGCCGCAGGTGGACAAGATCGTCGGCCCGGGCAACATCTACGTGGCCACTGCCAAGCGCCATGTGTTCGGCCAGGTTGGTATCGACATGATCGCCGGCCCTTCGGAGATTCTGGTGGTCTGCGACGGCCAGACCGATCCGGACTGGATCGCCATGGACCTGTTCTCCCAGGCCGAACACGACGAGGATGCCCAGGCGATCCTGGTCAGCCCGGACGCCGCTTTCCTCGATCGCGTCGCTGCCAGCATCGACAAGCTGCTGCCGACCATGGAACGTGCCGAGATCATCGAGAAGTCGATCAACGGCCGTGGCGCGCTGATCCAGGTGCGTGACATGCAGCAGGCCATCGAGGTGGCCAACCGCATCGCCCCTGAGCACCTGGAGCTGTCGGTGGCCGACCCGCAGGCCTGGTTGCCGCAGATCCGCCATGCCGGCGCGATCTTCATGGGCCGCCACACCAGCGAGGCGCTGGGCGACTACTGCGCAGGCCCCAACCATGTGTTGCCAACCTCCGGCACCGCGCGCTTCTCTTCGCCACTGGGTGTGTACGATTTCCAGAAGCGTTCGTCGATCATCTTCTGCTCCGAGCAGGGCGCATCCGAACTGGGTCACACCGCTTCGGTGCTGGCCCGTGGCGAGTCGCTGACCGCCCATGCCCGTAGCGCTGAATACCGCATCCTCAACGAGAAGGGGAACTGA
- the hisG gene encoding ATP phosphoribosyltransferase: MLTIALSKGRILDDTLPLLAEAGIVPTENPDKSRKLIIPTTQDDVRLLIVRATDVPTYVEHGAADLGVAGKDVLMEYGGQGLYEPLDLQIAQCKLMTAGVTGAPEPKGRLRVATKFVNVAKRYYAEQGRQVDIIKLYGSMELAPLINLADKIIDVVDTGNTLRANGLEPQDLIATISSRLVVNKASMKMQHARIQSLIDTLRNAVESRHRG; this comes from the coding sequence ATGTTGACCATCGCGCTATCCAAAGGCCGTATTCTCGACGATACCCTGCCACTGCTGGCCGAGGCCGGTATTGTGCCGACCGAGAATCCGGACAAGAGCCGCAAGCTGATCATCCCCACCACGCAGGATGATGTGCGCCTGCTCATCGTGCGTGCCACCGATGTGCCGACCTATGTCGAGCATGGCGCCGCCGACCTCGGTGTGGCCGGCAAGGACGTGCTGATGGAGTACGGTGGCCAGGGCCTGTACGAACCCCTGGACCTGCAGATCGCCCAGTGCAAGCTGATGACCGCTGGCGTAACCGGCGCACCCGAGCCCAAAGGTCGCCTGCGCGTGGCTACCAAGTTCGTCAATGTAGCCAAGCGCTACTATGCCGAACAGGGCCGCCAGGTCGACATCATCAAGCTGTACGGCTCCATGGAGCTGGCGCCGCTGATCAACCTTGCCGACAAGATCATCGACGTGGTCGACACCGGCAATACCCTGCGCGCCAACGGCCTCGAGCCCCAGGACCTGATCGCCACGATCAGCTCTCGCCTGGTGGTCAACAAGGCCTCCATGAAGATGCAGCACGCCCGTATCCAGAGCCTGATCGACACCCTGCGCAACGCCGTCGAATCGCGACACCGCGGCTGA